In Mycoplasmopsis meleagridis, the genomic stretch GTTTAAATGTTTCATTAAAAGTCTTAACAAATAATTCTTTTTCTTCCTTCTTAGCTCCTGAATGTAAATAACAATATAAAATCTCGTTTTCTGAATTAGTTTTTATAAAATTCTTTTTACTTTCAATATTTTTTATAACAGCTTTTTTAAATATTCTTCCTATTCCTTCTTTCAATAATTGGCCATTATCAAAAGCTATTAATGGAACAATACTTAACATTTTTGCAACTAAAGCTGCCGAAGGGTGCAATCTGCCTCCCTTAACTAAATATTTATTGTATTTAGGAATAAGAGTAATAGAATTACGAAAACCTTTTTTCTCTATAAAATCGATGTATTCGTCAATTTTATCACTGTTTTCTTTAATTTTGTTTTCAAGCCATATTAAATCTAATAGAATCAGTTGAACAATTTGCTTTGATTCAATAACTTTTACATTACTAAATTCATTTGCTATTGTAGAAAGCATTTGATATGTTCCTGATAAATGCTTAGAAATAGGATAAATGATAACTTTATCATATTTAGAGCTTAATTCACTAATCATTTCTTGAGCTTGATAAATATTAATCGCAGATGTCTTAGCATCAACATCGTTAGTATAATAATCAAAAAGATTTTTTCCATTAATATCAATGCCGTCTCGATATTCTTTGCCATTGATAATAATATGTAAAGGTAAAAAATATCAACCTTTTTGCTCAGCTTCTTCT encodes the following:
- a CDS encoding DegV family protein; the protein is MKYAIIVDSSCGLTKEEAEQKGWYFLPLHIIINGKEYRDGIDINGKNLFDYYTNDVDAKTSAINIYQAQEMISELSSKYDKVIIYPISKHLSGTYQMLSTIANEFSNVKVIESKQIVQLILLDLIWLENKIKENSDKIDEYIDFIEKKGFRNSITLIPKYNKYLVKGGRLHPSAALVAKMLSIVPLIAFDNGQLLKEGIGRIFKKAVIKNIESKKNFIKTNSENEILYCYLHSGAKKEEKELFVKTFNETFKQNVFVKYISPVVSIHTGPEAYVGIAIELDKKTKQDFEDFLNQID